From the genome of Tachysurus vachellii isolate PV-2020 chromosome 2, HZAU_Pvac_v1, whole genome shotgun sequence, one region includes:
- the slc16a9b gene encoding monocarboxylate transporter 9b, whose protein sequence is MSVQNSKKAMDGGWGWVIVVASFIAQLLAYGSPQSVGVLYPEWLNAFQESKGMTAWVGSLVSGVGLIASPICSACVVSFGARPVTIFSGVMISGGLMLSAFAPSVHFLMFSYGVVVGVGCGLLYAATVTITCQYFDKKRGLALGIVTTGTSIGGFLYATAQNEFIELFGLDGCLLLIGSFALNIVACGGLMRPLNLPAYYLKQRAALVEKAEEKLGERPLVLDHSIKKDLSVTDLLITAETKGTEKASEKELLICSALVRLLKKKQKAYIDYLHSIAEQMRDRVFVAMCLALFLYTVGAFPPLLFLEDVAQSEGLIEGISVVPLVSIFAIAGGIGKLLLGMVMDIRWMNSFFLYGVTLVGSGMGLLLIPFIKSYVGLQVISAVLGFFSGNWSITPYMTTKVVGIERLTEAYGILMFFGGFGIMLGPPIVGWFYDWLQSYDLAFYFSGSCVLLGGVQLLLFALSCWDKTHDPSPKPEAQHDNNCDRVAAVA, encoded by the exons ATGAGTGTGCAGAACTCTAAGAAAGCCATGGATGGAGGCTGGGGCTGGGTCATTGTGGTGGCCTCATTCATAGCACAGCTCCTCGCCTACGGCTCCCCCCAGTCTGTTGGAGTGCTTTATCCCGAGTGGCTCAATGCCTTCCAAGAGAGCAAGGGGATGACCGCGTGGGTGGGGTCTCTTGTCTCCGGAGTTGGCCTCATTGCCA GTCCCATCTGTAGTGCCTGTGTGGTCAGTTTCGGAGCCAGACCAGTGACCATCTTCAGTGGAGTCATGATCTCCGGAGGCCTTATGCTTAGTGCCTTCGCCCCCAGTGTCCACTTCCTCATGTTTTCCTATGGCGTAGTCGTCG gAGTAGGCTGTGGACTCCTGTATGCTGCTACTGTGACCATCACATGCCAGTACTTTGACAAGAAGCGAGGCCTTGCTCTTGGCATTGTTACTACAG GTACAAGTATTGGTGGATTCCTCTATGCTACTGCACAGAACGAGTTCATTGAACTTTTTGGTCTTGATGGCTGCCTGCTGCTCATTGGGTCATTTGCACTCAACATCGTTGCCTGTGGTGGACTGATGAGGCCGTTGAACTTGCCAGCTTACTACCTCAAGCAGAGAGCTGCCCTGGTGGAGAAGGCTGAAGAGAAGCTCGGGGAAAGACCTCTGGTCCTTGATCACTCCATTAAAAAGGACCTGTCTGTCACTGATCTTCTAATCACGGCAGAGACCAAAGGCACTGAAAAGGCTTCTGAAAAGGAATTGCTGATCTGTTCAGCCTTGGTAAGACTTCTCAAGAAGAAGCAAAAGGCCTACATAGATTACTTGCACTCCATTGCTGAACAAATGAGGGACCGGGTGTTTGTAGCCATGTGCTTAGCACTGTTCCTTTACACCGTTGGGGCATTTCCTCCACTGCTCTTCCTGGAGGATGTGGCCCAAAGCGAGGGCTTGATTGAGGGCATCAGCGTTGTCCCTCTGGTCTCAATATTTGCTATTGCAGGGGGTATTGGGAAGCTGCTGCTGGGAATGGTGATGGACATCCGCTGGATGAACAGCTTTTTCCTCTATGGTGTCACGCTGGTGGGCAGTGGCATGGGACTGCTGCTCATCCCTTTCATTAAGAGCTACGTAGGGCTCCAGGTAATCTCTGCAGTACTGGGTTTCTTCTCAGGGAACTGGTCTATCACACCCTACATGACCACCAAGGTGGTTGGCATAGAGCGGCTCACTGAGGCCTACGGGATATTGATGTTCTTTGGTGGATTTGGGATTATGCTGGGACCCCCAATTGTAG GCTGGTTCTATGATTGGTTGCAGTCCTATGATCTGGCCTTCTACTTCAGTGGGAGTTGTGTGCTGCTGGGTGGAGTGCAACTTCTACTTTTTGCCCTGTCCTGCTGGGACAAAACCCACGACCCATCTCCCAAACCTGAAGCACAGCATGATAATAACTGTGACAGGGTGGCAGCCGTCGCCTAA
- the ccdc6b gene encoding coiled-coil domain-containing protein 6b: MADSASESDTDGAGSSSAAPHCSTTSSSSKQQGFVISPFRLEELTNRLASLQQENKVLKIELETFKLKCKALQEENRDLRKASVTIQARAEQEEEFISNTLFKKIQALQKEKETLAVNYEKEEEFLTNDLSRKLMQLQHEKAELEQHLEQEQEFQVNKLMKKIKKLENDTISKQLTLEQLRREKIDLENTLEQEQEALVNRLWKRMDKLEAEKRILQEKLDQPVSAPPSPRDISMEIDSPENMMRHIRVLKSEVERLKKNLLTAELQHTEKRAQYIEEERIMREENIRLQRKLQREVERREALCRQLSESESSLEMDDERYFNEMSAQGLRPRTVSSPIPYTPSPSSSRPISPGLSYTSHTVGFTPPATLTRAGMSYYNTPGLHVHVGASHGVARPSPRRSNSPDKFKRPTPPPSPNTQAGSQPGPPPPPPPPAAPAQQQP, encoded by the exons ATGGCCGACAGCGCGAGTGAGAGTGACACTGATGGAGCGGGCAGCAGCTCGGCTGCTCCTCACTGCTCCACTACTTCCTCCTCCAGCAAGCAGCAGGGTTTCGTGATTTCCCCGTTTCGTCTGGAGGAGCTGACAAACCGCCTGGCGTCCCTGCAGCAGGAGAACAAAGTGCTAAAGATCGAGCTGGAGACGTTCAAGCTGAAGTGTAAAGCGCTGCAGGAGGAGAACCGAGACCTGCGTAAAGCCAGCGTCACTATC CAAGCCCGAGCTGAACAAGAAGAGGAGTTCATCAGCAACACGCTGTTTAAGAAGATCCAGGCTTtgcagaaggagaaagaaactcTTGCTGTCAATTATGAGAAGGAAGAAGAATTCCTGACCAATGACCTCTCTCGCAAACTTATGCAA CTTCAACATGAGAAAGCTGAGCTTGAGCAGCACTTGGAACAGGAGCAGGAGTTCCAGGTCAACAAACTgatgaagaagatcaagaagcTAGAGAATGacaccatctccaagcagctcaCCTTGGAGCAG CTCAGACGAGAGAAGATCGACTTGGAGAACACGttggagcaggagcaggaggcACTGGTCAACCGGCTGTGGAAGCGCATGGACAAACTGGAAGCTGAGAAGAG GATTCTTCAGGAGAAGCTGGACCAGCCGGTCTCCGCTCCTCCGTCCCCCAGGGACATCTCCATGGAGATTGACTCCCCGGAGAACATGATGAGACACATCCGTGTCCTGAAGAGCGAGGTGGAGAGGCTGAAGAAGAACCTGCTTACTGCTGAGCTCCAGC ACACAGAGAAGCGAGCTCAGTACATCGAGGAGGAGCGGATCATGAGGGAGGAGAACATACGGCTGCAGAGGAAGCTGCAGCGGGAGGTGGAGCGGCGCGAGGCTTTGTGCAGGCAGCTTTCTGAAAGCGAGTCCAGCCTGGAGATGGATGACGAGAG gtacTTTAACGAAATGTCAGCCCAAGGCCTTCGCCCTCGCACTGTGTCCAGTCCGATCCCTTACACACCCTCCCCGAGCTCTAGCAGACCCATAtcaccag GTCTCTCATACACCAGTCACACGGTGGGCTTTACCCCTCCAGCCACTCTGACCCGCGCAGGCATGTCTTACTACAACACACCAGGCCTACACGTGCACGTGGGAGCCTCACACGGCGTTGCG AGGCCGTCTCCAAGAAGAAGCAACAGTCCAGATAAATTCAAGCGCCCAACACCACCTCCTTCACCTAACACGCAAGCTGGATCTCAGCCTGGACCCccgcctcctcctccacctcctgcAGCACCAGCGCAGCAGCAGCCATAA